One part of the Bacillus sp. FJAT-27916 genome encodes these proteins:
- a CDS encoding NAD(P)H-dependent flavin oxidoreductase: protein MFYNEMTDRLRIEYPIIQAPMAGGITTAELVAAVSRAGALGMIGAGYMTPEQMRSQIVEVKERTKKPFGVNLFVPNEFEASEEEIIRANCLLNPLREELNLPAKELAVVPDYEQLKKTFHEQIKVIIEESIPICTFTFGIPSSEIIAELKQANTLLIGTATTVEEAVVNEERGMDMVVVQGSEAGGHRGNFLPGAIEGSIGSMSLIPQVVDHVSIPVIAAGGIMDGRGLMAAVCLGAKGVQLGTAFLTCAESGAQDVHKEAVLHANENDTTLTRSFSGKWARGIHNRFTEVMQKHEAGLPEFPVQNTLTQDIRKVSSANENPDYLSLWSGQSPRLARSLSAESLIKAILSEAEEIKRTQ from the coding sequence GTGTTTTACAATGAAATGACCGACCGGTTGAGAATTGAGTATCCCATTATACAAGCACCGATGGCAGGCGGGATCACGACAGCTGAGCTGGTAGCCGCTGTCTCTCGTGCTGGGGCACTTGGAATGATTGGAGCAGGCTATATGACACCGGAGCAAATGAGAAGCCAAATAGTGGAGGTCAAAGAGCGAACCAAAAAGCCGTTCGGTGTTAACCTATTTGTGCCGAATGAATTTGAGGCAAGTGAGGAGGAGATAATAAGGGCCAACTGTCTTTTGAATCCTTTACGAGAGGAGTTAAATCTCCCTGCTAAAGAGCTGGCTGTCGTTCCTGATTACGAGCAGCTAAAAAAAACATTTCATGAACAAATTAAGGTAATCATTGAAGAGAGCATCCCTATATGCACCTTTACATTTGGAATTCCATCATCTGAGATAATCGCGGAATTAAAACAAGCAAACACCCTCTTAATAGGAACCGCCACAACAGTCGAAGAGGCCGTTGTAAATGAGGAGAGAGGAATGGATATGGTCGTCGTTCAAGGGAGTGAGGCTGGCGGGCATCGCGGGAATTTCTTGCCTGGAGCAATAGAGGGGTCGATTGGCTCGATGTCCTTGATACCACAGGTAGTTGATCATGTAAGCATCCCGGTTATCGCTGCCGGCGGAATAATGGATGGGAGGGGATTGATGGCGGCTGTTTGCTTAGGAGCCAAGGGAGTGCAGCTGGGGACAGCCTTCTTAACCTGCGCGGAAAGTGGTGCTCAAGATGTCCATAAGGAGGCCGTCCTTCATGCGAACGAGAATGACACGACCTTAACCCGTTCCTTCTCAGGAAAATGGGCGAGGGGGATACATAATCGTTTCACCGAGGTTATGCAAAAGCATGAAGCTGGACTCCCTGAATTTCCTGTCCAAAACACGCTGACCCAAGATATCAGAAAAGTCTCAAGCGCAAACGAGAATCCTGATTATCTCTCGTTATGGTCAGGACAAAGTCCGAGATTAGCCAGAAGTCTATCGGCAGAATCCTTAATCAAAGCCATTCTCTCTGAGGCGGAGGAAATCAAGAGAACCCAATGA
- a CDS encoding ATP-dependent nuclease, with product MKIKELSITKFKSIDDIYINTDNLVSIVGKNNYGKTAIFDAIQVFFRKRKFTEKDIHMFSSEELPVISITFQQIDTIDLQLLLESSINRKKAQDFYNQALKKREVQITLFFEKDNDKYKGWYVFEENQERIPPKTIEEFLPDLKYISSIRNPEDNSFSKKSSNISQLMEMLIGGNKKRDNNEEVIIDGVPLKISDVKKELKKLEDEKVKLLSYELSNKFQEIIGNQSLSIEIQADQTDIIHLHKTKIRDHDILNEAINSFDIESSGTGMQSLLIIAILEAYIEHTIGEQDFILIIEEPEVYLHPSLQRKIINILRELSISNQVFISTHSPVVVSQLAPQELICIKKERGITKKLSSDPIHIISELGIKPDDIFQHTKILFVEGPDDKKLIKSILQTLMKYKKIKTDLLKVIQIIEVGGIDTLGFYTNARILDVMNKAHHNNYKFWILVDSDGNTKNEVKTKIEKSLSEFSYIYNKDNAFILEEYSIESYFIDENILCFLFDHLDKEKTAALCRKYFEIYNRGKAEKNKIGKSQFQNRYKPKNFFSAKEEIFYKQTWGLSNEEIKLLNEIQRNWNTTNIDLYIEQFPLELIEGSKLSEFMRCMYAIEDQI from the coding sequence TTGAAAATAAAGGAGTTAAGTATAACGAAGTTTAAGTCAATTGATGATATATATATCAATACTGATAATCTAGTTTCAATTGTAGGGAAAAATAATTATGGTAAAACTGCAATATTTGATGCTATCCAAGTCTTTTTTCGCAAAAGGAAATTTACAGAAAAAGACATTCATATGTTTTCCTCCGAAGAACTACCGGTTATTTCAATTACATTTCAACAGATTGATACAATAGATTTGCAATTGCTTTTAGAAAGTTCAATAAATCGAAAAAAAGCGCAAGACTTTTATAATCAAGCACTAAAAAAAAGAGAGGTACAGATAACCTTATTTTTTGAGAAAGATAATGACAAATACAAAGGTTGGTATGTTTTCGAAGAAAATCAGGAGAGAATCCCGCCAAAGACTATTGAGGAATTCCTACCTGATTTAAAATATATATCTTCCATTCGAAATCCAGAAGATAACAGTTTTAGTAAGAAGAGTAGTAATATTAGTCAACTAATGGAGATGTTAATTGGGGGGAATAAAAAGAGAGACAATAACGAAGAAGTTATTATCGATGGTGTACCACTGAAAATTTCAGATGTAAAAAAGGAACTAAAGAAACTCGAAGATGAGAAAGTAAAATTATTATCATATGAGTTGAGCAATAAATTCCAAGAGATAATTGGTAATCAATCTTTGTCTATAGAGATTCAAGCAGATCAAACCGATATTATCCATTTACACAAAACGAAAATTAGAGACCACGATATTTTAAATGAAGCTATAAATAGTTTTGACATAGAGTCTAGCGGAACAGGTATGCAAAGTTTATTAATAATAGCAATTCTTGAAGCTTATATTGAACATACTATAGGAGAACAGGATTTTATCCTTATTATTGAAGAACCCGAAGTTTATTTGCATCCTTCACTACAAAGAAAAATTATAAATATTTTGAGAGAATTAAGTATATCGAATCAAGTATTCATTTCAACACATTCACCAGTAGTAGTGAGTCAATTAGCTCCACAGGAGCTAATTTGTATAAAAAAAGAACGTGGTATTACAAAGAAACTTTCATCAGATCCAATACACATTATTAGTGAACTAGGTATAAAACCTGATGATATTTTCCAACATACTAAGATATTGTTTGTTGAAGGACCAGATGACAAAAAATTAATTAAATCCATTCTCCAAACTTTGATGAAATATAAAAAGATTAAAACAGATTTGCTAAAAGTTATACAAATTATTGAAGTGGGCGGTATAGATACTCTTGGTTTCTACACGAATGCAAGAATTCTTGATGTTATGAATAAGGCACACCATAATAATTATAAGTTCTGGATACTCGTAGATTCTGATGGAAATACAAAAAACGAGGTAAAGACAAAGATAGAAAAGAGTCTATCTGAGTTTTCTTATATATATAACAAAGATAACGCATTTATACTGGAAGAATATTCAATAGAATCTTATTTTATCGATGAAAATATTTTATGTTTCTTATTTGACCATCTAGACAAAGAGAAGACAGCAGCTTTATGCCGTAAATACTTTGAAATCTATAATAGAGGTAAAGCAGAAAAAAATAAAATAGGTAAGAGCCAATTTCAAAATAGGTATAAACCTAAAAACTTTTTCTCTGCAAAAGAAGAAATATTCTATAAACAGACTTGGGGATTAAGTAACGAAGAAATCAAGTTGCTAAACGAGATACAAAGGAATTGGAATACTACTAATATAGACCTTTATATTGAGCAGTTTCCTCTAGAGTTGATTGAGGGGTCGAAATTATCTGAATTTATGCGTTGTATGTATGCGATTGAAGATCAAATATAG
- a CDS encoding DUF4041 domain-containing protein, with product MVKKHIKLMIRSFNNECDAVIHKVKFNNVESAEKKIRKAREQLDKLNRYLSIEITDYFLNLKLEEPYLAYEYAKKLNE from the coding sequence ATGGTTAAGAAACATATTAAATTAATGATACGTTCTTTTAACAATGAATGTGATGCTGTTATCCATAAAGTGAAATTTAATAATGTAGAATCTGCAGAAAAAAAGATTAGAAAAGCTAGAGAACAGCTAGATAAGTTAAATAGATACTTATCTATTGAGATTACTGATTATTTTTTAAACTTGAAGCTAGAAGAACCATACCTTGCTTATGAATATGCTAAAAAGCTAAATGAGTAA